TCGTGAAACTTACGGGGAAGAGCCCGACTTTCTGGCCGCTCAGGCTTACACGGCGGCCTTGCTTACTCTGGCCGCTCGAGAACAGGTCCTCAAGGAAGGACAACCGGACCGCATGCACTTTCGACAATGGCTGCTGCGAGTGGAATTGCCCAACGGTCCCTTGGGACCCATGCGGTTTGCCCCTGACGGCCATATGGAACGTCAGTATCCCATCCTCCAAATCAAGGGCGGCACCGTGGTTCGTGTGGACCGATAGAGCACGGCCGCAGAATCCACGGATCAGCCGCCTCAGGATCAATGGCCGGTGTCTGTGACACCGGCCTCCGCGAAAGTCTTGATGTCCCGAAGAACGCGCGCTGAAACCTCCACCAGGCTCATGGCCAAGGCCGCTCCGGTGCCTTCTCCCAGCCGCATGGACAGATCCAGCAAGGGAGGAATTCCTAGCAGCTCGATCATGGCGCCATGGCCCACTTCCTGACTGCGATGCGACACGAAAAGATAGTCCTTGGCGCGGGGAGCTATCTGGCAGGCGATAAGGGCTCCAGCCGTCGCAATAAAACCGTCACACACCACGGGCACCTGCGCCGCGGCGGCACCCAGAACCGCGCCGGCAAGCCCGGCGATTTCATAGCCGCCCACTTTTGCCAACACGTCCACAGGATCCAGCCTGTTGGGTCGGTTGACCTCTAGGGCCTTTTCCACGGCACGCACCTTGCGTTCCCAGGCCGCATCATCAATGCCGGTCCCACGACCCGTAAGTTCCTTGACAGGCTTTCCGGTGAAAACGGCCGCAATGGCCGTAGAGGGTGTCGTGTTTCCAATACCCATATCTCCCGTGCCGATAAGACCATAACCTTCTTCACGAACAGCCGCCAAGACAAGACGAGCCCCTTCCACAAGGCCGCGAACGGCCTCGGGTCGCTCCATGGCCGGCCCATGGGTGATGTTGCGAGTGCCTTTACCTATTTTCCGCCGGATTACGGCCCAGTCCTCGGGAAGATCC
Above is a genomic segment from Desulfosoma sp. containing:
- the cobT gene encoding nicotinate-nucleotide--dimethylbenzimidazole phosphoribosyltransferase, translating into MEKELKNILESLEPSDPHWEAQAWERLRSQIRPRGSLGRLEEMAARLGGISRSLSPDVSKKIIFTMAGDHGVVEEGVSAYPQEVTAQMVYSFLKGWASINVLADHVGADVRVVDFGVASDLPEDWAVIRRKIGKGTRNITHGPAMERPEAVRGLVEGARLVLAAVREEGYGLIGTGDMGIGNTTPSTAIAAVFTGKPVKELTGRGTGIDDAAWERKVRAVEKALEVNRPNRLDPVDVLAKVGGYEIAGLAGAVLGAAAAQVPVVCDGFIATAGALIACQIAPRAKDYLFVSHRSQEVGHGAMIELLGIPPLLDLSMRLGEGTGAALAMSLVEVSARVLRDIKTFAEAGVTDTGH